In a genomic window of Bradyrhizobium ontarionense:
- the hemA gene encoding 5-aminolevulinate synthase: MDYSQYFGAALGRLHDERRYRVFADLERIAGRFPHALWHSPNGPRNVVIWCSNDYLGMGQHPKVVGAMVETATRVGTGAGGTRNIAGTHHPLVQLEAELADLHGKEAALLFTSGYVSNQTGIATIAKLIPNCLILSDALNHNSMIEGVRQSGAERQIFRHNDVAHLEELLIAAGPDRPKLIACESLYSMDGDVAPLAAICDLAERYNAMTYVDEVHAVGMYGPRGGGIAERDGVMHRIDILEGTLAKAFGCLGGYIAASGEIIDAVRSYAPGFIFTTALPPPICSAATAAIKHLKSSSWERERHQDRAARVKAILTAAGLPVMANDTHIVPLFVGDPEKCKQACDLLLEEHGIYIQPINYPTVAKGTERLRITPSPYHDDGLIDRLAEALLQVWERLGLALHKKALAAE, translated from the coding sequence CGCATCGCCGGCCGGTTTCCGCATGCGCTGTGGCATTCGCCGAACGGGCCCCGCAACGTCGTGATCTGGTGCTCCAACGACTATCTCGGCATGGGCCAGCACCCGAAGGTGGTCGGCGCGATGGTCGAGACCGCGACCCGGGTCGGCACCGGCGCCGGCGGCACCCGCAACATCGCCGGCACCCATCATCCGCTGGTGCAGCTGGAGGCGGAGCTCGCCGATCTCCACGGCAAGGAAGCGGCGCTGCTGTTTACATCAGGCTATGTCTCCAATCAGACCGGCATCGCCACCATCGCCAAGCTGATCCCGAACTGCCTGATCCTGTCCGATGCGCTGAACCACAATTCGATGATCGAGGGCGTGCGCCAGTCCGGCGCCGAGCGCCAGATCTTCCGCCACAACGATGTCGCCCATCTCGAAGAGCTGCTGATCGCGGCCGGTCCCGACCGACCCAAGCTGATCGCCTGCGAGAGCCTGTATTCGATGGACGGCGACGTGGCGCCGCTGGCCGCGATCTGCGACCTCGCCGAGCGCTACAACGCCATGACCTATGTCGACGAGGTCCACGCGGTCGGCATGTACGGCCCGCGCGGCGGCGGCATCGCCGAGCGCGACGGTGTGATGCATCGGATCGACATCCTCGAAGGCACCTTGGCCAAGGCGTTCGGCTGTCTCGGCGGCTACATCGCAGCCTCGGGCGAGATCATCGACGCCGTGCGCTCCTACGCGCCGGGCTTCATCTTCACGACCGCGCTGCCGCCGCCGATCTGCTCGGCCGCGACGGCTGCGATCAAGCATCTGAAGTCGTCGAGCTGGGAGCGCGAGCGCCACCAGGACCGCGCCGCGCGGGTCAAGGCGATCCTCACGGCCGCCGGCCTGCCGGTGATGGCCAACGACACCCACATCGTGCCGCTGTTCGTCGGCGATCCCGAGAAGTGCAAGCAGGCCTGCGACCTGCTGCTCGAAGAGCACGGCATCTATATCCAGCCGATCAACTACCCGACCGTCGCCAAGGGCACCGAGCGCCTGCGCATTACGCCCTCGCCCTATCATGACGACGGCCTGATCGACCGCCTCGCCGAGGCGCTGCTGCAGGTCTGGGAACGGCTCGGCCTTGCGCTGCACAAGAAGGCCCTGGCGGCGGAGTAG